The Pontibacillus yanchengensis genome has a segment encoding these proteins:
- a CDS encoding VWA domain-containing protein, producing the protein MSKGMLKQILLITDGCSNQGEDPSAVATLAHQQGVTINVIGVLENDQSEQPEGLEEVEEIAMSGGGVSQIVYAKSLSQTVQMVTRQAMTQTLQGVVNQELQQILGPNQSIEELSPEKRGEVMEVVEDLGETCDLEVLVLVDTSASMHNKLPTVQDSLYDLSLSLNARMGKNKFSIYSFPGKRRDIDKIMDWTPKLDSISSVFPKLTSGGITPTGPALRSAIQQFEKKRNLRSLMTRDESAREEPGY; encoded by the coding sequence ATGAGTAAAGGTATGTTGAAGCAGATATTATTAATAACTGATGGATGCTCTAACCAGGGTGAAGATCCATCGGCTGTTGCTACATTAGCCCACCAACAAGGTGTTACAATCAATGTCATTGGTGTGCTGGAGAACGATCAGTCTGAACAGCCTGAGGGTTTAGAAGAAGTAGAAGAGATAGCGATGTCTGGTGGTGGGGTTAGTCAGATTGTTTATGCAAAGTCTTTATCCCAAACCGTTCAAATGGTGACCCGACAAGCTATGACCCAAACACTCCAAGGAGTGGTCAATCAAGAATTGCAGCAAATATTAGGACCGAATCAGAGTATAGAAGAGTTATCTCCAGAAAAACGTGGAGAAGTGATGGAAGTAGTAGAGGATTTAGGCGAGACATGTGACTTAGAAGTACTCGTTTTAGTAGATACGAGTGCCAGTATGCATAATAAACTGCCAACCGTTCAAGATTCTCTTTATGACTTATCCCTTAGCTTAAATGCCCGTATGGGAAAAAACAAGTTCTCCATATATTCATTCCCAGGAAAGCGAAGAGACATAGATAAAATCATGGATTGGACGCCAAAGCTTGACTCCATATCTTCCGTTTTTCCAAAGCTAACAAGCGGTGGGATTACACCAACCGGACCTGCTTTACGATCAGCCATACAACAATTTGAGAAAAAGAGAAACCTGAGGAGTTTAATGACTCGTGATGAATCAGCCAGGGAAGAACCAGGATATTGA
- the spoIIE gene encoding stage II sporulation protein E codes for MMGSITRGSVKAMKGNGAHTLDKWKRKMGEQVKVFFIERGWLLFLVGFLLGRAVVLSSVSPFALSFLASVWLMRKGKSLKVMFAVLAGSITLHWHHSIYVFLAMMLFFVFAFIFHKFRNQQKLLPFFVFFASIGTRSTLYSFSSDIEAYDWMLAVVEAGLSAILVLIFMQSIPLLSPKRFKQSLKNEEIVCMIILLASVLTGTIGWQIYDVSLEQVLSRYLVLWLAYVGGAAIGSTVGVVTGLILSLANVASLYQMSLLAFSGLLGGLLKDGKKLGVGMGLFVGTLLIGIYGEGFEALAPSLLETSVAVLIFLLTPESWIRKLARYIPGTNEHSQQQEQYLQKVRNVTANRVDQFSQVFQALSKSFSQVQLQVEDDQDTRETDYFLSNVTEKTCQSCFKKDRCWAQNFEQTYGYMQEMMTSLDEGTFQNKRKLQMDFEKHCAKSSKVIETMNHELSFYQANKRLKKQVLESRRFVAEQLNGVSEVMGDFAKEILKERENHDFQEEEIVEALKSMGFEIEQMEIYSLDAGNVDIEMTLSFYDYKGEGAKIVAPVISEILDETIVVKQEEISPFPNGYCYFSFGSARKYVIDTGVSHAAKDGGLVSGDSYSTMELGAGKYAVAISDGMGNGERAHVESMETLRLLQQILQSGIEERVAIKSINSILSLRTTDEIFSTLDLAVVDLHDAAVKFLKIGSTPSFIKRGDQLIKIESSNLPIGIIKEFEVDVVSEELKAGDILIMMSDGIFEGPKHVENVDQWLKRKIRDMKTEDPQDIADLLLEEVVRTRSGAIEDDMTVVVAKINRNVPEWAAIPVMRNAQ; via the coding sequence ATGATGGGATCCATAACAAGAGGAAGTGTAAAAGCCATGAAGGGGAATGGCGCACATACATTGGATAAATGGAAGCGGAAGATGGGGGAGCAGGTGAAGGTATTTTTTATAGAAAGGGGCTGGCTTCTCTTCTTAGTGGGATTTTTACTAGGTAGAGCGGTTGTATTATCTTCAGTATCGCCTTTTGCCCTTTCTTTTCTCGCTTCAGTATGGCTTATGCGAAAAGGTAAGTCCTTAAAGGTTATGTTCGCTGTATTGGCAGGCTCCATCACGTTACATTGGCACCATAGTATCTATGTATTTCTAGCGATGATGCTTTTCTTTGTTTTTGCATTTATTTTTCATAAGTTTCGGAATCAACAAAAACTATTACCTTTCTTTGTTTTCTTTGCAAGTATCGGGACAAGGTCTACTCTTTACTCGTTCTCAAGCGATATAGAAGCGTACGATTGGATGTTAGCGGTAGTTGAAGCTGGTCTTAGTGCGATCCTTGTTTTAATTTTTATGCAAAGCATTCCGCTATTATCACCAAAACGGTTTAAACAATCCTTAAAAAATGAAGAAATTGTCTGCATGATTATATTGTTAGCTTCGGTTCTTACTGGAACCATTGGATGGCAAATTTATGATGTTTCATTAGAGCAAGTGTTATCAAGATACCTTGTACTATGGCTAGCGTATGTAGGGGGAGCAGCTATAGGTTCTACTGTTGGTGTGGTAACGGGGTTAATTCTTAGTTTGGCGAATGTGGCAAGCTTATATCAAATGAGTTTATTAGCGTTTTCTGGTTTGTTAGGGGGATTATTAAAAGACGGTAAAAAACTAGGTGTAGGTATGGGGTTATTTGTAGGGACGTTATTGATTGGTATTTATGGGGAGGGATTTGAGGCACTAGCACCATCATTACTGGAAACCTCTGTGGCCGTGTTGATTTTCTTATTAACTCCTGAGTCATGGATACGGAAATTAGCCAGGTATATACCGGGAACAAATGAACACTCTCAACAACAAGAGCAGTATTTACAAAAAGTTAGAAATGTGACGGCAAATCGTGTTGATCAATTCTCGCAAGTATTCCAGGCTTTGTCGAAGAGTTTTTCCCAGGTGCAATTGCAGGTGGAGGACGATCAAGATACAAGGGAGACGGATTATTTCTTAAGTAATGTAACGGAGAAGACGTGTCAATCCTGCTTTAAAAAGGATCGATGCTGGGCTCAAAACTTTGAACAAACGTATGGATATATGCAAGAAATGATGACAAGCTTAGATGAAGGAACGTTCCAAAATAAACGTAAATTACAAATGGATTTTGAAAAGCATTGTGCAAAGTCGAGTAAAGTGATTGAAACGATGAATCATGAGTTATCCTTTTATCAGGCGAACAAGCGATTGAAGAAACAAGTGCTAGAGAGTCGTAGGTTCGTAGCAGAACAACTGAACGGTGTATCAGAAGTAATGGGGGATTTTGCTAAAGAGATATTAAAAGAGAGAGAAAATCATGATTTTCAAGAAGAAGAGATTGTTGAGGCGTTAAAGAGCATGGGCTTTGAAATAGAGCAAATGGAAATCTATAGTCTAGACGCAGGCAATGTGGATATTGAGATGACGCTCTCCTTCTATGATTATAAGGGAGAAGGAGCTAAGATTGTTGCCCCGGTGATTTCTGAAATACTTGATGAAACCATTGTAGTTAAACAAGAAGAGATATCACCGTTTCCAAATGGATATTGTTACTTCTCGTTTGGTTCGGCGAGAAAGTACGTTATTGATACTGGAGTATCACATGCGGCTAAAGATGGTGGGTTGGTATCTGGTGATAGTTATTCCACGATGGAACTAGGTGCGGGAAAATATGCTGTAGCGATTAGTGATGGGATGGGAAATGGTGAGCGAGCTCATGTGGAAAGCATGGAAACCTTACGATTGCTTCAACAGATTTTACAGTCGGGTATTGAAGAACGTGTAGCCATTAAGTCGATTAATTCGATTCTTTCATTACGGACTACAGATGAAATCTTTTCAACCCTTGATTTAGCTGTAGTTGATTTACATGATGCTGCTGTTAAATTCTTGAAGATCGGATCCACTCCAAGCTTCATAAAGCGAGGAGATCAGCTTATTAAAATAGAGTCGAGTAATTTACCGATTGGGATTATTAAAGAATTTGAAGTGGATGTTGTAAGTGAAGAATTAAAAGCGGGCGATATTTTAATCATGATGAGTGACGGAATATTTGAAGGACCAAAGCATGTTGAAAATGTAGACCAATGGCTGAAACGAAAAATCCGTGATATGAAAACAGAAGATCCTCAAGATATTGCGGACTTATTATTGGAAGAAGTAGTGCGGACGAGGTCTGGTGCGATAGAAGACGATATGACAGTCGTAGTCGCTAAAATCAATCGAAATGTCCCGGAATGGGCTGCTATCCCGGTGATGAGAAATGCACAATAA
- a CDS encoding PAS domain-containing protein, with translation MKKHAVKEKIYYQLLEKAIDHTRIGVTITDPNQLDNPIIYANEGFASISGYDEEEVVGRNCRFLQGKDTDPNTINQLRSAIQNHQSITIEILNYKKDGSTFWNELHINPVYIEEEDQYYFVGIQKDVSSLKSAEENLTSYMKEISALSTPIVPIAEGISVLPLIGSIDGERLHLITNNITTELAERRHEYLIVELSGLQHYDEDVIRGIYRLNDILQLLGTELVIAGISPDFALKPTNLGIDLSTLKTFSTVKEAIKLHHVK, from the coding sequence GTGAAGAAACATGCTGTGAAAGAAAAGATTTATTATCAATTGTTAGAGAAGGCAATCGATCATACTAGGATAGGTGTGACGATAACAGATCCAAACCAACTAGATAATCCAATCATTTATGCAAATGAAGGCTTTGCTAGTATCTCCGGTTATGATGAAGAAGAAGTCGTTGGTCGAAACTGCAGATTTCTTCAAGGAAAAGACACAGATCCAAATACCATCAATCAATTAAGGTCAGCTATCCAAAATCATCAATCCATAACAATAGAAATTCTAAATTACAAAAAAGATGGCTCAACGTTTTGGAATGAACTACATATCAATCCCGTTTATATAGAGGAAGAAGATCAGTATTATTTCGTAGGTATTCAAAAAGATGTTTCCTCTTTGAAGAGCGCGGAAGAGAACCTTACTTCCTATATGAAAGAGATTTCAGCTTTATCTACTCCAATTGTTCCGATAGCTGAGGGAATCTCGGTACTTCCCTTAATAGGTAGCATTGATGGCGAACGTTTGCATCTCATTACCAATAATATAACAACGGAATTGGCTGAACGAAGGCATGAGTATTTGATTGTAGAATTATCAGGATTACAGCATTATGATGAAGATGTCATCCGAGGTATTTATCGTCTAAATGATATTTTACAACTACTAGGTACCGAGCTTGTTATTGCAGGTATCTCACCTGATTTTGCCTTGAAACCAACTAATTTGGGTATTGATCTTTCGACATTAAAAACCTTTTCTACAGTAAAAGAAGCAATTAAATTACATCATGTCAAATAG
- a CDS encoding S1 domain-containing RNA-binding protein has translation MSIEVGSKLQGKVTGITNFGAFVELPDGSTGLVHISEVADSYVKDINDHLSEGDQVEVKVINVEKDGKIGLSIKKAQENYNSNKGNNNSNRRPKGGGGSGKGKNDRREKTETFESKMNRFLKDSEERMASLRKNTESKRGGRGAKRD, from the coding sequence ATGTCAATTGAAGTAGGCAGCAAGTTGCAGGGTAAGGTAACAGGTATCACTAATTTCGGAGCATTCGTAGAACTTCCAGATGGTTCTACAGGTCTTGTTCACATTAGTGAAGTTGCTGATAGTTATGTTAAAGATATTAATGATCACCTAAGCGAAGGTGACCAAGTTGAGGTTAAAGTGATTAATGTTGAGAAGGATGGGAAGATTGGCCTTTCCATCAAGAAGGCACAAGAAAATTATAATAGCAACAAAGGTAATAACAATTCCAACCGTCGTCCAAAAGGCGGAGGCGGATCTGGTAAAGGCAAAAACGACCGACGTGAGAAAACGGAAACGTTTGAGTCTAAGATGAATCGTTTTCTTAAAGATAGTGAAGAGCGTATGGCTTCACTTAGGAAGAACACGGAATCAAAACGTGGAGGTCGAGGTGCTAAAAGAGACTAA
- a CDS encoding FtsB family cell division protein has product MDVGRKSVTKIDSGFVKQYDAHVERQHKKKKRLIRRLALFTIATLLLFGGLLTYHLNQRAVYADKREQYEELQQKMTELNQKEEDLNEEIQLLQDEDYVLQIARTNYFFSKEGEIIFQIPDNSPSY; this is encoded by the coding sequence GTGGATGTTGGTCGTAAGTCAGTAACGAAAATCGATTCCGGATTTGTTAAACAGTACGATGCTCATGTAGAAAGACAACATAAGAAGAAAAAGCGCCTTATTCGTCGGCTCGCTTTGTTTACAATCGCAACCCTTCTGTTATTTGGAGGGCTACTAACGTATCATTTAAATCAACGTGCTGTATATGCAGACAAGCGTGAACAATATGAAGAACTACAACAAAAGATGACTGAGCTTAATCAAAAAGAAGAAGACTTGAACGAGGAAATACAGCTCTTACAAGATGAAGACTATGTTCTTCAGATTGCAAGAACCAATTATTTCTTCTCCAAAGAAGGCGAAATCATATTTCAAATCCCTGATAACAGCCCGTCATATTGA
- the yabQ gene encoding spore cortex biosynthesis protein YabQ, with the protein MSLDTQFITMFMMLWSGIYLGMAIDTFRRFERYWKKQTIFAFSIEIFFWLLQGLIVFYFLFVANQGELRLYIFLLILCGFAMYQALFKTIFRRILEKLISFGISFIRFIKRLFNALIYSPLRWMIRLLIKILLGIWVVVVWLLLLVGKIILLPLKLVGKIIWWLTPKIVKNYFQQLKGIYSKIENILLKWWKKFRQKRR; encoded by the coding sequence ATGAGTTTAGATACTCAGTTTATCACTATGTTTATGATGTTGTGGAGCGGAATATATCTCGGGATGGCAATCGATACCTTTCGTAGATTTGAAAGGTATTGGAAAAAGCAAACTATTTTTGCTTTTTCCATCGAGATATTTTTTTGGTTATTACAAGGATTAATTGTATTTTATTTTCTTTTTGTGGCGAACCAGGGAGAATTGCGGTTGTATATCTTTCTACTAATTCTCTGTGGATTTGCTATGTATCAAGCTCTGTTTAAAACAATATTTCGTAGAATACTAGAAAAGCTTATTTCTTTTGGTATTTCTTTCATACGGTTTATAAAACGTCTGTTTAATGCGTTAATTTATAGCCCTTTACGTTGGATGATTAGACTTCTCATCAAAATTCTTTTAGGAATTTGGGTAGTGGTTGTTTGGCTTCTTCTTTTAGTGGGAAAAATAATACTACTTCCTCTTAAATTAGTTGGAAAAATAATTTGGTGGTTAACCCCGAAAATTGTGAAAAATTATTTTCAACAATTAAAAGGGATTTATAGTAAAATAGAGAATATACTGCTAAAATGGTGGAAGAAGTTCCGACAAAAGAGGAGGTAG
- the yabP gene encoding sporulation protein YabP: MNNRRNLEITGVKEVDSFDAEEFLLQTSMGYLVVRGQNLQMKNLDVDQGIVSIKGKVYELSYLDEQQGEKAKGFFSKMFK, encoded by the coding sequence ATGAATAATCGTCGTAATCTTGAAATTACTGGTGTTAAAGAAGTGGACAGCTTTGATGCTGAAGAGTTTTTGCTACAAACCTCAATGGGCTATTTGGTCGTTCGTGGACAAAATTTACAAATGAAGAACCTTGATGTAGACCAAGGGATTGTTTCCATTAAAGGTAAAGTGTATGAACTTTCCTATTTAGATGAGCAACAAGGGGAAAAAGCTAAAGGGTTCTTTAGCAAAATGTTTAAATGA
- a CDS encoding RNA-binding S4 domain-containing protein, producing MRLDKFLKISRLIKRRTLAKEVASQGRIHLNGNPAKASSEVGVGDELSIRFGQKQLTIEITSLRENVKKDEANSLYKVIKEQEV from the coding sequence ATGAGACTAGATAAGTTTCTGAAAATTTCAAGATTAATTAAACGGCGTACATTGGCCAAAGAAGTAGCTTCACAAGGGCGGATTCACCTAAACGGAAACCCTGCAAAAGCCTCTTCGGAAGTAGGTGTTGGAGATGAACTTTCCATCCGTTTTGGCCAAAAGCAATTAACGATAGAAATTACGTCTCTACGAGAAAATGTGAAAAAAGACGAAGCAAATTCGCTTTATAAAGTGATTAAGGAACAAGAAGTATAA
- the mazG gene encoding nucleoside triphosphate pyrophosphohydrolase, whose product MPTINVIGLGGGDINQLPLGIYRKIRNHDGTVYARTLDHPVVEELEDEGVAFHSFDSLYESHDEFEHVYDHIVQSLMTKAEEEEVLYTVPGHPMLAERTIQLLLRHQEKGNVTVQIQGGTSFLDDLFTSLHIDPIEGFQFVDATDFTRNAISYQQHTIFCQVYDEMIASHLKVELMEDLPHDHPVYIVEAAGSTQERIQQIPLVELDREVTLSNLTSVYLAPVNEEMLNHKFFRLREVIATLRGPEGCPWDKKQTHESLRTYLIEEAYEFLQAVEDEDDEGMIEELGDVLLQIMLHSQIGEDEGFFSVDDVILSVTEKMIRRHPHVFGDKQLDTAEEVVGSWDEIKQKEKGKERPSAMDGVVTTLPGLMRAQELQKKAKKVGFDWNQPEPMWEKVEEEIHEFKESVEQLSAHEQEGELGDILFAMVNLARFYKINPELAIQRTNGKFEKRFKEMERQIEKQEKIMKGMSLDELDQYWELAKQKERSEE is encoded by the coding sequence ATGCCAACAATAAATGTAATCGGTTTAGGTGGTGGAGATATAAATCAGCTGCCATTAGGTATCTATCGTAAGATCAGAAATCATGATGGCACTGTGTATGCTCGTACACTAGATCATCCAGTTGTTGAAGAATTAGAGGATGAAGGAGTGGCGTTTCACTCGTTTGATTCCCTGTATGAATCACATGATGAATTTGAACATGTCTATGATCATATTGTTCAAAGCCTGATGACAAAAGCAGAAGAGGAAGAGGTACTTTACACCGTGCCAGGCCATCCTATGTTAGCGGAACGGACGATACAGCTTCTTTTGAGACATCAAGAAAAAGGAAATGTTACGGTACAAATACAGGGGGGGACTAGCTTTCTAGATGATTTATTTACTTCATTACATATAGATCCAATTGAAGGATTTCAATTTGTAGATGCTACAGACTTCACTAGAAATGCCATTTCGTATCAGCAACATACAATTTTTTGCCAAGTGTATGATGAGATGATTGCCTCCCATCTTAAAGTTGAGCTTATGGAAGACCTCCCACATGATCATCCTGTATATATCGTCGAGGCAGCTGGTAGCACCCAGGAACGCATACAACAAATTCCTTTAGTAGAACTGGATCGAGAAGTTACACTAAGCAACCTAACAAGTGTATATCTCGCACCTGTTAACGAGGAAATGCTAAATCATAAATTCTTCCGATTGAGAGAAGTCATAGCTACATTAAGAGGTCCAGAAGGTTGTCCGTGGGATAAAAAACAAACCCATGAATCGTTACGAACATATTTAATTGAAGAAGCCTATGAATTCCTCCAAGCTGTTGAAGATGAAGATGATGAGGGAATGATTGAAGAACTAGGAGACGTACTCCTGCAAATTATGCTTCATAGTCAAATTGGAGAAGATGAAGGATTTTTCTCTGTAGATGACGTAATTCTATCTGTAACGGAAAAAATGATTCGACGTCACCCTCATGTATTTGGTGACAAGCAGTTAGACACTGCTGAGGAAGTTGTAGGATCTTGGGATGAAATAAAACAGAAAGAAAAAGGGAAAGAGCGACCTTCCGCAATGGACGGAGTTGTCACGACATTACCAGGCTTAATGCGTGCTCAGGAATTGCAAAAGAAAGCGAAAAAAGTTGGTTTCGATTGGAATCAACCAGAACCTATGTGGGAAAAAGTAGAAGAAGAGATTCATGAATTTAAAGAGAGCGTGGAACAGCTTTCTGCACATGAGCAAGAAGGAGAATTGGGAGACATCTTGTTTGCAATGGTGAACCTTGCCCGCTTCTACAAAATTAACCCTGAATTAGCCATACAACGTACAAATGGTAAATTTGAAAAGCGCTTTAAGGAAATGGAACGACAAATTGAAAAGCAAGAGAAAATCATGAAAGGTATGTCTCTTGATGAATTAGATCAATATTGGGAATTAGCAAAACAAAAAGAAAGAAGTGAGGAGTAA
- a CDS encoding putative polysaccharide biosynthesis protein, protein MKRNSSHHFFKGAILLTMAGLISKILSAGYRIPLQNIAGDVGFYIYQQVYPIIGMAWMISIYGLPVAISTLVAEEKGRGRPLSFRFFFIPLLFMLLLIGLLLFGSLYVGAPYIANVMGDSGLEMPIRIASITFLLIPFTSILRGTFQGLNDMAPTAYSQMVEQVVRVTVIIVATIYFVDQGYTLYHVGAGAAFGSIAGATMAVILLSIYAYKRFPSRIEESTSRLSYSKIMKTIAIVGLFFCVNYMMLLFVQLADAITMVPNLLQHGMNLVEAQTWKGIFDRGYPLIQLGTVVGSSLSLALVPSITKQRLHNQQEEVYKDASSAIKFSFLFSSAAAIGLMLILPGVNRLFFNSNDGTASLQILGLVIFVGSMALTFSSLLQGLGKMKAPAFMVMVGFVIKLFLNELLVPIYGVLGSALASVGAVTVICIGNGMMLKKTLSLPISVVMPWHMTWIPLLGMIGTVVGGEWLYAHLFPLQSRLDYLGYTFVNVGIGICIYGFLLLRTSVFTKEELLELPFGNKMIQWTKRRP, encoded by the coding sequence ATGAAAAGAAATTCCTCGCACCATTTTTTTAAAGGTGCCATATTATTAACGATGGCTGGGCTTATCAGTAAAATTCTGAGTGCAGGTTATCGAATTCCGCTTCAAAACATAGCTGGGGATGTCGGTTTTTATATCTACCAACAAGTTTATCCCATTATAGGCATGGCATGGATGATTTCTATTTATGGGTTACCTGTTGCCATTTCTACTCTAGTAGCCGAGGAAAAAGGGAGAGGACGTCCTTTATCTTTTCGGTTCTTTTTTATACCCTTACTATTTATGCTACTTCTTATAGGTCTGTTATTATTTGGCTCACTTTACGTAGGTGCCCCTTATATTGCGAACGTTATGGGAGACTCTGGATTAGAAATGCCAATACGCATCGCATCTATAACATTTTTACTAATCCCTTTTACATCTATATTAAGAGGTACGTTTCAAGGGTTGAACGACATGGCGCCCACGGCATATTCACAGATGGTTGAACAAGTAGTTCGTGTTACGGTCATTATTGTAGCGACAATCTATTTCGTAGATCAAGGTTATACGTTATATCATGTAGGAGCTGGAGCTGCTTTTGGCTCGATTGCAGGTGCAACAATGGCTGTTATCCTACTGAGTATTTATGCATATAAAAGATTTCCATCTCGTATAGAAGAGAGTACGTCACGTCTATCGTATTCAAAGATAATGAAAACAATTGCGATAGTAGGCTTGTTTTTTTGTGTTAATTACATGATGCTTCTATTTGTCCAATTGGCAGACGCAATCACGATGGTACCGAATTTATTACAGCACGGAATGAACCTAGTAGAAGCACAGACCTGGAAAGGCATTTTTGACCGAGGATATCCTTTGATTCAATTAGGAACAGTTGTTGGTTCTTCACTTTCTTTGGCGCTCGTACCTTCTATAACGAAGCAACGGTTACATAATCAACAAGAGGAAGTCTATAAAGATGCTAGTAGCGCTATTAAGTTTAGTTTCCTTTTTTCATCAGCAGCAGCTATTGGGTTAATGCTTATTCTTCCTGGTGTAAATCGCCTATTTTTTAATTCAAATGATGGAACAGCCTCGTTACAAATACTTGGACTAGTCATATTCGTTGGTTCCATGGCACTAACCTTCTCTTCCTTGTTACAAGGTCTAGGCAAAATGAAAGCTCCAGCGTTTATGGTAATGGTGGGTTTTGTGATAAAGTTATTCTTAAATGAACTATTGGTTCCTATTTATGGGGTGCTAGGCAGTGCTTTAGCTTCTGTAGGAGCGGTTACCGTAATATGTATCGGAAATGGCATGATGTTAAAAAAGACTCTATCTTTACCCATATCCGTTGTAATGCCATGGCATATGACATGGATTCCTCTTCTTGGGATGATTGGAACCGTCGTAGGAGGCGAATGGTTATACGCTCATCTATTCCCTTTACAAAGCCGCTTAGATTACCTTGGCTATACTTTTGTGAATGTCGGGATAGGCATCTGTATCTATGGGTTTTTGTTATTGCGTACAAGTGTATTTACAAAGGAAGAGCTATTGGAACTGCCGTTTGGAAATAAAATGATTCAATGGACAAAAAGGAGGCCCTAA
- the spoVT gene encoding stage V sporulation protein T: MKATGIVRRIDDLGRVVIPKEIRRTLRIREGDPLEIFVDREGEVILKKYSPISELGDFAKEYADALFDSLGHTVLICDRDEFIAVSGGSKKDYLNKNIGSKVEQSLQDRSVITESAESSIEVVDGNEETVSSYVIGPIIASGDPIGCVMIVSKEGEALGNVEQKAVETAASFLARQME, encoded by the coding sequence ATGAAAGCAACAGGTATAGTACGTCGTATTGATGATTTGGGACGAGTGGTTATCCCGAAAGAAATTCGCAGGACATTACGAATTCGTGAAGGTGATCCGTTAGAAATTTTTGTGGATCGTGAAGGAGAAGTTATTCTTAAGAAATATTCTCCTATTAGTGAGCTAGGCGATTTTGCAAAGGAATATGCTGATGCTCTATTTGATTCTCTTGGTCATACTGTACTTATATGTGATCGTGACGAGTTTATTGCTGTTTCAGGAGGGTCAAAGAAAGACTATCTTAACAAGAATATTGGAAGTAAGGTTGAACAGTCTCTCCAGGACCGCAGTGTAATTACAGAATCAGCTGAGTCCTCGATCGAGGTAGTTGACGGCAATGAAGAAACTGTTTCCTCTTATGTCATCGGACCGATTATCGCAAGTGGAGATCCAATTGGATGTGTCATGATTGTTAGTAAAGAAGGGGAAGCTTTAGGGAATGTTGAGCAAAAAGCAGTAGAAACCGCTGCAAGTTTCTTAGCGAGACAAATGGAATAA